The following coding sequences are from one Gimesia chilikensis window:
- a CDS encoding NAD(P)-dependent alcohol dehydrogenase: MQAVTYNIYGPPEVLSLTEEEVPVSDDGQVLIQVAAAGVNPVDARLRKGEMKWLMPGRFPRIPGYDVSGTVLESDDHQRLKPGDRVLAFLDHIYGGAYAEYAVCSSGCVVKIPDNLTFEEAAVLPLAGSTALQSLKDYGQLKPGDRVLINGASGGVGAFAVQIAVAYGAHVTAVASGPHEDYVRSLGACEFIDYQQESFTNADETWDLIFDVAGKRSFFQVKNVLRESGHYVTTEPGLRGISVSLITWPLSEQSHVMLARPKQEDLAELVQLWCAGDLEVRLADVYPFEEATRAHQQLEQESFCGKLVLRPAGL, translated from the coding sequence ATGCAGGCGGTCACCTATAATATTTATGGACCTCCGGAAGTGTTATCCCTGACTGAGGAAGAAGTACCTGTCTCAGATGACGGCCAAGTGTTGATTCAAGTGGCTGCGGCAGGCGTCAATCCGGTCGATGCTCGCCTGCGGAAGGGGGAAATGAAATGGCTTATGCCGGGGCGCTTCCCGAGAATTCCGGGATACGATGTCAGTGGGACTGTACTCGAATCAGACGATCACCAGAGGCTGAAACCCGGGGATCGGGTGCTCGCCTTCCTGGACCATATCTATGGCGGCGCTTATGCCGAATACGCAGTCTGCTCCTCCGGCTGTGTGGTAAAAATACCCGATAACCTTACTTTTGAAGAAGCTGCTGTGCTCCCCCTGGCTGGTTCGACGGCTCTGCAGTCGCTCAAGGATTATGGACAATTGAAACCGGGTGATCGTGTATTAATAAACGGGGCCAGTGGGGGAGTCGGTGCCTTCGCGGTGCAGATTGCCGTGGCCTACGGTGCACACGTGACCGCAGTCGCCAGTGGTCCTCATGAAGACTATGTCCGCTCACTCGGCGCCTGTGAATTCATCGACTACCAACAGGAAAGCTTCACCAACGCTGACGAGACTTGGGATCTGATCTTCGATGTAGCAGGGAAACGCTCCTTTTTTCAGGTTAAAAATGTACTCCGCGAAAGCGGACATTATGTCACTACAGAGCCAGGACTCCGTGGTATTTCTGTCTCGCTGATTACCTGGCCGCTTTCAGAACAGAGCCATGTTATGCTCGCCCGTCCGAAGCAGGAGGACCTGGCGGAACTGGTACAACTCTGGTGCGCAGGGGATCTGGAAGTCAGATTGGCTGATGTCTATCCTTTTGAGGAAGCAACTCGAGCACATCAGCAATTGGAGCAGGAGAGCTTCTGTGGGAAATTGGTGCTCAGACCCGCTGGCTTATGA
- the metH gene encoding methionine synthase, translated as MSDRAARIEALYAAVLQRILILDGAMGTMIQNHKLKEADYRGKRFADYHMDIAGNNDLLSLTQPDIIREIHREYLEAGADIIEANTFNATRLSQSDYEMEELVYELNFESAKLAREVADEFTAANPEKPRWVAGILGPTSRTCSISPDVNDPGARNVTYDELVENYLESIDGLVKGGTDLLLIETIFDTLNAKAAVFAVHTYFERENIELPIMISGTITDASGRTLSGQTTEAFWNSLAHARPFSIGLNCALGAQELRQYVKELSRVADTYVSAHPNAGLPNEFGEYDQSASEMAAIVDEFATSGFLNILGGCCGTTPAHIKAIAQAMEGKSPRKIPEIEPALRLSGLEPLNITKESLFTNVGERCNVTGSARFKRLIKESDYDTALEVALQQVQNGADIMDVNMDEGMLDAVAAMTSFLNLVATEPEIARVPVMVDSSKWEVIEAGLKCIQGKPIVNSISLKEGEAEFLDKARLCQRYGAAVVIMAFDEDGQADTKQRKIEICERSYRLLLDKLDFAPQDIIFDPNIFAVATGIDEHNNYAVDFIEATDWIHKNLPHVSISGGVSNVSFSFRGNNPVREAIHSVFLYHAIQVGMNMGIVNASQLAVYDDLPAELKEKVEDVILNRNSNATEALLEIAEKYRGDGKTGGTSTEDLTWRELPVTERIAHALVKGISTYIIEDSEEARQQLPRPLDVIEGPLMDGMNVVGDLFGAGKMFLPQVVKSARVMKQAVAYLQPYIEEEKTESSKTNGRILMATVKGDVHDIGKNIVGVVLQCNNFEVIDLGVMVPCETILQTAREKECDIIGLSGLITPSLDEMVTVACEMERLEMDLPLLIGGATTSKAHTAVKIEPQYKRNQVVYVPDASRAVGVASSLLSDEHHAKYVKGIKEEYAEVRERVANRKPQGAPVPYAEAVKQGLQIDWANYTPPTPGFTGTQVLDNYPLEDLVKYIDWTPFFISWDLVGKYPRILEDEIIGEAARDLFKSAQAMLQKIIDEKLLTARAVIGFWPANRVNGDDIEVYDNTDREHTVARLHHIRQQIRKRGQEEAPLMSLADFVAPKESGKIDYIGGFVVTAGIGAEEIARKYQEDHDDYNSIMVKALADRLAEAFAEHLHERVRKEFWGYAASETLDNEALIKEQYTGIRPAPGYPACPDHTEKDTLFKMLNATPEIGVSLTDHFAMTPAAAVSGWYLSYPESRYFHVGKIDRDQLESLAERKQMSHDELSRWLRPVLLDENGN; from the coding sequence ATGTCCGACCGTGCCGCTCGTATCGAAGCCCTTTATGCCGCTGTCCTGCAACGAATTCTGATTCTGGACGGGGCGATGGGGACGATGATCCAGAACCATAAGCTCAAGGAAGCCGATTATCGGGGCAAACGGTTCGCTGATTACCACATGGATATCGCAGGTAACAACGATCTCCTGTCGTTGACTCAGCCGGACATCATCCGCGAAATCCATCGTGAATACCTTGAGGCCGGCGCGGACATCATTGAGGCCAATACATTTAACGCAACCCGTCTCTCGCAGAGCGACTACGAGATGGAGGAGCTGGTCTACGAACTCAACTTTGAGTCAGCGAAACTGGCCCGCGAAGTGGCTGACGAATTCACAGCCGCTAATCCGGAGAAACCACGCTGGGTCGCGGGGATTCTGGGCCCCACCAGCCGCACCTGCTCGATTTCTCCCGATGTGAACGATCCGGGTGCCCGCAATGTCACCTACGATGAGCTGGTCGAGAACTACCTTGAATCAATCGACGGACTGGTCAAAGGGGGCACCGATCTGCTCCTGATCGAGACCATCTTTGATACGCTGAATGCGAAAGCAGCCGTCTTTGCAGTTCACACGTACTTCGAGCGGGAAAACATTGAACTGCCCATCATGATCTCCGGGACGATCACGGATGCCTCGGGACGGACATTATCGGGGCAGACGACCGAAGCCTTCTGGAACTCGCTGGCACATGCCCGCCCGTTCTCGATCGGTCTGAACTGTGCTCTGGGAGCTCAGGAGCTCAGACAGTACGTGAAAGAGCTGTCGCGCGTCGCGGATACTTACGTTTCAGCGCACCCCAATGCCGGACTGCCGAACGAATTCGGTGAGTACGATCAGAGCGCCTCCGAAATGGCTGCCATCGTCGACGAATTCGCTACCAGCGGCTTTCTGAACATCCTCGGTGGCTGTTGTGGTACGACGCCCGCTCACATCAAAGCCATTGCACAGGCGATGGAAGGGAAGTCCCCCCGCAAGATTCCCGAAATCGAACCCGCACTCCGGCTTTCCGGTCTGGAGCCGTTGAACATCACCAAAGAGAGTCTGTTCACGAATGTGGGCGAACGCTGTAATGTCACCGGTTCGGCCCGGTTCAAGCGTTTGATCAAGGAGTCCGATTACGATACAGCTCTGGAAGTCGCCCTGCAGCAGGTCCAGAACGGTGCTGACATCATGGATGTCAACATGGACGAAGGCATGCTTGATGCCGTGGCTGCGATGACCTCATTCCTGAATCTGGTCGCAACCGAACCGGAAATCGCCCGGGTTCCCGTCATGGTCGACTCTTCCAAGTGGGAAGTCATCGAAGCCGGTCTGAAATGCATTCAGGGCAAACCGATTGTCAACTCGATCAGCCTTAAAGAAGGGGAAGCAGAGTTTCTGGACAAGGCCCGCCTCTGTCAGCGCTACGGGGCTGCTGTGGTCATCATGGCTTTCGACGAAGACGGGCAAGCCGATACCAAACAACGCAAGATTGAAATCTGCGAACGATCGTATCGACTGTTGTTAGACAAGCTCGATTTCGCACCGCAGGATATCATTTTCGATCCGAATATCTTCGCCGTCGCCACCGGGATCGACGAGCATAACAACTACGCCGTCGACTTCATCGAAGCAACCGACTGGATCCATAAGAACCTGCCTCATGTGAGTATTTCCGGGGGGGTCTCCAACGTTTCATTCTCTTTCCGGGGTAATAATCCGGTTCGTGAAGCCATTCACTCGGTCTTTCTCTATCACGCCATTCAGGTCGGTATGAATATGGGGATCGTGAATGCCAGCCAGCTGGCCGTTTACGACGACCTGCCCGCAGAGCTCAAGGAGAAGGTTGAGGATGTGATCCTGAACCGGAATTCCAACGCCACCGAGGCCCTGCTGGAAATCGCCGAAAAATACCGAGGTGATGGCAAAACTGGTGGGACCTCCACTGAGGACCTCACCTGGCGCGAACTGCCGGTAACCGAACGCATTGCGCACGCACTGGTGAAGGGGATCTCCACTTATATCATCGAAGATTCCGAAGAAGCCCGTCAGCAGTTGCCCCGTCCGCTGGATGTCATCGAAGGTCCGCTGATGGACGGCATGAATGTCGTCGGCGATCTCTTCGGGGCAGGCAAGATGTTTCTCCCGCAGGTGGTGAAATCGGCCCGCGTGATGAAGCAGGCCGTCGCCTATCTGCAGCCCTACATCGAAGAGGAAAAAACGGAATCCAGTAAGACCAACGGTCGCATCCTGATGGCAACCGTGAAGGGGGACGTCCACGATATCGGCAAGAATATCGTCGGCGTCGTCCTGCAGTGTAATAACTTCGAAGTTATCGATCTTGGCGTGATGGTCCCCTGTGAAACCATTCTGCAGACCGCACGTGAAAAAGAGTGTGACATCATCGGCCTGTCGGGCCTGATTACTCCGTCTCTCGACGAAATGGTCACCGTGGCCTGTGAAATGGAACGGCTGGAGATGGATCTTCCCCTGTTGATCGGCGGTGCTACCACGTCCAAGGCACATACCGCGGTCAAGATTGAACCGCAGTACAAACGCAATCAGGTCGTCTACGTACCCGACGCTTCCCGGGCCGTCGGTGTCGCCAGTTCGCTGCTCTCGGATGAGCATCACGCCAAGTATGTCAAAGGAATTAAAGAGGAGTATGCTGAGGTCCGCGAGCGGGTCGCTAATCGTAAACCGCAGGGTGCGCCAGTCCCTTATGCGGAAGCCGTTAAACAGGGCCTGCAGATCGACTGGGCTAACTACACGCCACCCACTCCCGGCTTTACAGGCACTCAGGTGCTCGACAATTACCCGCTGGAAGATCTGGTGAAGTACATCGACTGGACTCCCTTCTTCATCAGCTGGGATCTGGTCGGCAAGTATCCGCGAATTCTGGAAGACGAAATCATCGGCGAAGCCGCCCGCGACCTGTTCAAGAGTGCACAGGCGATGCTGCAGAAGATTATCGACGAAAAACTGCTCACCGCGCGCGCCGTTATCGGCTTCTGGCCCGCTAACCGCGTCAACGGCGATGACATCGAAGTCTACGATAACACCGACCGCGAGCACACCGTTGCCCGCCTGCATCACATCCGCCAGCAGATCCGTAAGCGGGGACAGGAAGAAGCACCGCTGATGTCCCTCGCGGACTTCGTCGCTCCGAAAGAGAGTGGGAAAATCGACTATATCGGCGGCTTCGTCGTCACCGCCGGTATCGGGGCCGAAGAAATCGCCCGGAAGTATCAGGAAGACCACGATGACTACAACAGTATCATGGTAAAGGCCCTCGCTGACCGTCTGGCAGAAGCGTTTGCAGAGCATCTGCACGAAAGGGTCCGCAAGGAGTTCTGGGGCTATGCTGCCTCAGAAACGCTCGACAATGAAGCTCTGATCAAGGAACAGTACACGGGAATCCGTCCCGCTCCCGGCTATCCGGCCTGTCCCGATCATACTGAAAAGGACACGCTGTTCAAGATGCTCAATGCCACACCTGAAATCGGCGTGAGCCTCACTGATCACTTCGCGATGACCCCGGCTGCCGCCGTTTCGGGCTGGTATCTCTCCTATCCGGAATCCCGTTATTTCCACGTCGGCAAGATCGACAGGGACCAGCTGGAATCGCTGGCCGAACGGAAGCAGATGTCGCACGACGAACTCTCCCGCTGGCTGCGTCCCGTCCTGCTGGATGAGAACGGAAACTGA
- a CDS encoding cytochrome P450 produces MHRLKQIESTLAFIRDPYRFISRTCEQHEVDLFETRLLLQKTICLRGEDAARIFYDTDRFTRVGAAPKFAIKTLFGQKGVQGLDEEAHRHRKQMFVSILKSDQINDLTQLFAAELNAAVARWECMPEVILYAEFQRLLTIAVCHWAGVPLSESEIGLRTRQLTLLFDQAANPGLGHFRSRRARRNANQWITGLIQQIRDRQLTVGEKSPASIIAWHRDLDQQLLPPEVAAVELLNVLRPVVAVSVYLTFVAHALQQHPHSRKLLRSDFGRYALPFVQEVRRFYPFFPLTAARVRKYFEWQGHAFPRGRRVLLDLYGTNHDRRIWNKPEHFEPERFLQHNVSPFDFIPQGGGDVRSGHRCPGEDVAVNLMLRTAEFLIREVQYEVPRQNLELDFSRMPALPESRFRISAIRNTEDSQSCGLTSEARKIRV; encoded by the coding sequence ATGCACCGATTGAAACAAATTGAGAGTACTTTAGCTTTCATCCGGGACCCATATCGCTTCATCTCTCGCACATGCGAGCAACACGAGGTCGATCTGTTTGAGACGCGACTCCTGTTACAGAAAACGATCTGTTTACGGGGAGAAGACGCGGCACGGATTTTCTACGATACAGACCGTTTCACCCGGGTTGGGGCAGCACCGAAGTTTGCCATAAAAACCCTGTTTGGGCAGAAAGGAGTCCAGGGACTGGATGAGGAAGCACACCGGCATCGCAAGCAGATGTTTGTCTCCATCCTCAAATCCGATCAAATCAATGACCTGACACAACTCTTCGCCGCTGAACTCAATGCGGCTGTTGCGCGCTGGGAATGCATGCCGGAAGTGATTCTGTATGCTGAATTTCAGCGTCTGCTCACCATCGCCGTCTGTCACTGGGCAGGAGTCCCGTTGTCTGAGTCAGAAATCGGGCTCCGTACCAGACAACTGACGCTCCTTTTTGACCAGGCCGCAAATCCTGGCCTCGGTCACTTTAGATCACGACGGGCCCGTCGGAATGCCAATCAGTGGATCACGGGCCTGATTCAGCAGATCCGGGACCGACAGCTGACGGTTGGCGAGAAGAGTCCCGCCTCGATCATTGCCTGGCACCGCGATCTGGATCAGCAACTCCTGCCACCCGAGGTCGCTGCAGTCGAACTGTTGAATGTGCTGCGCCCGGTGGTTGCGGTTTCGGTCTACCTCACGTTCGTCGCGCATGCCTTACAACAGCATCCACACAGCCGGAAGTTACTGCGCTCAGACTTCGGCAGGTACGCGCTGCCTTTCGTCCAGGAAGTGCGACGCTTTTATCCCTTCTTTCCACTGACTGCGGCCCGCGTGAGGAAATACTTTGAGTGGCAGGGACATGCATTTCCCCGGGGCCGACGTGTCCTGCTCGATCTGTATGGCACGAACCATGACCGGCGGATCTGGAACAAACCGGAACACTTTGAACCGGAACGTTTTCTGCAGCATAACGTGTCTCCCTTTGATTTCATTCCACAGGGCGGGGGAGATGTACGCTCCGGTCATCGCTGTCCCGGCGAGGATGTCGCGGTCAATCTCATGCTACGGACCGCTGAATTTCTGATACGCGAGGTTCAATATGAAGTGCCTCGGCAGAATCTGGAACTCGATTTCTCTCGCATGCCGGCACTGCCCGAAAGTCGCTTCCGAATTTCAGCGATCCGGAATACAGAAGATTCTCAGTCTTGCGGGCTTACTTCAGAGGCACGCAAGATCAGGGTCTGA
- a CDS encoding PRC-barrel domain-containing protein — translation MKPVTLFTVAVAFCASTLFYHSGVEANDNPQDNPKLEKQTQKELRQNNKAKMKHDKKGMFTRASQLMGVNITNQKNNEVGEIEDLVLSTPSGDIRYAAVTYGGFLGIGDKMFAVPIEAFRIKHKGKDNELNVHLNVTEKQLEGETGFNQDNWPNFADQEFVSALDQRYKVNGKVRKEKKSDKDLADNKMSDQVIRLSQLMDHEIQNTQNQSVGEVSEIVLDTTHHKARYFVVSFNDELGEKDKLYAVPFQAFMIKTDTPEKNEHKLFLNVTKEQLQGTRGFTEDNWPDFTDAQFRKSLEHQFLLDSDVKKRPKKELGT, via the coding sequence ATGAAACCCGTCACTCTTTTCACGGTCGCTGTCGCGTTCTGCGCAAGTACTCTCTTCTACCATTCAGGCGTTGAAGCGAACGACAACCCCCAGGACAATCCCAAACTGGAAAAACAGACGCAGAAAGAACTGAGGCAGAACAACAAAGCGAAAATGAAACATGACAAGAAAGGGATGTTTACGCGTGCCAGTCAACTGATGGGCGTGAACATTACCAATCAGAAAAACAATGAGGTCGGAGAAATCGAAGACCTGGTTCTGAGCACTCCTTCAGGCGATATCCGCTATGCAGCCGTGACCTACGGCGGATTCCTGGGAATTGGCGATAAGATGTTTGCCGTCCCGATTGAAGCGTTCAGGATCAAACATAAAGGCAAAGATAACGAACTTAACGTGCACCTGAATGTAACCGAAAAACAGCTGGAAGGCGAAACCGGTTTCAACCAGGACAACTGGCCGAATTTTGCGGATCAAGAATTCGTGAGCGCACTGGACCAGCGCTATAAAGTGAATGGGAAAGTCCGTAAAGAGAAAAAATCAGACAAGGATCTGGCGGACAATAAGATGTCTGACCAAGTGATTCGTCTGAGTCAGTTGATGGATCACGAGATTCAGAATACGCAAAACCAGTCCGTCGGTGAGGTCAGTGAAATCGTGCTGGACACCACACATCACAAGGCCCGCTATTTTGTCGTCAGCTTTAACGATGAGTTGGGCGAGAAGGACAAGCTGTATGCCGTTCCCTTCCAGGCGTTCATGATCAAGACGGATACCCCTGAAAAGAATGAACATAAACTGTTTTTGAACGTGACCAAAGAACAGTTGCAGGGGACTCGCGGATTTACAGAAGACAACTGGCCTGATTTTACCGACGCCCAGTTCCGTAAAAGTCTGGAGCATCAGTTCCTGCTGGACAGTGATGTCAAAAAACGTCCGAAGAAAGAACTCGGAACCTGA
- a CDS encoding ATP:cob(I)alamin adenosyltransferase: MAARGKVHLNMIVTKTGDAGETYINDGSRVPKASKRIQALAVVEQIAVKLGYFIFACDQDVLHLPLAEDVTCQLNLTELAHSFQQEMYDLGSDLSTPFKEGETAGRFPLEKVEEITALIGELTPILEPLDSFILPQGSLRVLISHDIRTMVREAELKVWEIEDPVNPAVCQYLNRLSDFWFVFSRILQYEEQRSDEIEIKLWEPNQQHPRGVTIRKA, from the coding sequence ATGGCGGCACGCGGTAAAGTGCACCTGAATATGATCGTCACCAAAACGGGAGACGCGGGAGAAACGTATATCAACGATGGCTCGCGGGTGCCTAAGGCATCGAAGCGGATTCAGGCACTGGCGGTGGTGGAACAGATTGCTGTCAAACTGGGGTATTTTATTTTCGCCTGCGACCAGGATGTGCTGCACCTTCCATTGGCGGAAGATGTGACCTGTCAGCTGAACCTGACCGAACTGGCACATTCATTTCAACAGGAGATGTATGATCTGGGTTCGGATTTGAGCACTCCGTTCAAGGAGGGCGAGACCGCAGGCCGCTTTCCATTGGAGAAGGTAGAAGAAATCACCGCGCTGATCGGAGAACTGACGCCGATTCTGGAGCCGCTGGATTCGTTTATCCTGCCACAGGGGAGCCTGCGGGTGTTGATCTCACATGATATTCGCACAATGGTCCGTGAAGCGGAGCTCAAAGTCTGGGAAATCGAAGACCCCGTGAACCCGGCCGTGTGTCAGTACCTGAATCGACTCTCCGATTTCTGGTTTGTGTTCAGCCGGATTCTACAATACGAAGAACAGCGGTCAGACGAGATCGAAATCAAGCTCTGGGAACCGAATCAGCAGCATCCGCGCGGCGTGACGATTCGCAAAGCGTGA